A genomic segment from Variovorax paradoxus B4 encodes:
- a CDS encoding YdgA family protein: protein MSKNAVLGTLAAAIALAYGGGTWLAGSKVKSSYEAALDQVPKQTALVRVVERSYERGFFGAVSTVTLELGCAADAAAQVPAIRPAEEEDEEEEAATPFKAVRFTFRDTIRHGPFAGGTLAAATIDSELVLDVKGQAKAEQIFGKAKPLTARTKVAFDGAYTTDLAVAPARLAEEGKAQFAWQGAQARIEMNGARTHVHYDLTMPGLDVSDARTGATLKMGKLAGKADMDKSAGWILATGKTEARLDSLEFAAPKGLGGAAGSEGKALPAVLLQNIDMFAEATIADGLYASTGTVKGAGRIGDTKIDKFEMSSGGRRIHAAGYKKLADAWMQSSAANGCGKGGNKASQAAMKVLFDQLAPDLKAMAKYSPEIGLDRMLVEIGGKRGEISYTAGMAGVTDEDLQAPGMALLMKRGVLKASARLPMQWLEQIAATGADSGQTPPPEMMAGLVEQGEEKGFVKREGDDVTAQLEYAEGSLRLNGKPLGAPGK, encoded by the coding sequence TTGAGCAAAAATGCAGTTTTGGGCACGCTGGCTGCGGCCATCGCGCTTGCCTATGGTGGCGGCACGTGGTTGGCCGGCTCGAAAGTAAAGTCCAGCTACGAGGCCGCGCTGGACCAGGTGCCGAAGCAGACCGCGCTGGTGCGCGTGGTCGAACGCAGCTACGAACGCGGCTTCTTCGGCGCCGTCAGCACCGTGACGCTCGAGCTCGGCTGCGCAGCCGATGCCGCGGCGCAGGTGCCTGCCATCAGGCCCGCCGAGGAGGAGGACGAAGAGGAAGAAGCCGCCACGCCGTTCAAGGCGGTGCGCTTCACCTTCCGCGACACCATCCGCCATGGCCCGTTCGCCGGCGGCACGCTGGCGGCAGCCACCATCGACAGCGAACTGGTGCTGGACGTGAAGGGCCAGGCCAAGGCCGAACAGATCTTCGGCAAGGCCAAGCCCCTGACGGCGCGCACCAAGGTGGCGTTCGACGGCGCCTACACCACCGACCTGGCGGTGGCGCCCGCCAGGCTGGCCGAAGAAGGCAAGGCCCAGTTCGCCTGGCAAGGCGCGCAGGCCCGCATCGAGATGAACGGCGCCCGGACCCACGTGCACTACGACCTGACGATGCCGGGGCTGGATGTCAGCGATGCGCGCACCGGCGCCACGCTGAAGATGGGCAAGCTGGCCGGCAAGGCCGACATGGACAAGAGCGCCGGCTGGATCCTGGCCACGGGCAAGACCGAAGCCCGGCTCGACAGCCTCGAGTTCGCAGCCCCCAAGGGCCTGGGCGGCGCCGCGGGCAGCGAAGGCAAGGCCCTGCCGGCCGTGCTGCTGCAGAACATCGACATGTTCGCCGAAGCCACCATCGCGGACGGGCTCTACGCATCGACCGGCACGGTCAAGGGCGCCGGCAGGATCGGCGACACGAAGATTGACAAGTTCGAGATGAGCAGCGGCGGGCGCCGCATTCACGCCGCCGGCTACAAGAAGCTGGCCGATGCCTGGATGCAGTCGAGCGCCGCGAACGGCTGCGGCAAGGGCGGCAACAAGGCCTCGCAGGCGGCGATGAAGGTGCTGTTCGACCAATTGGCGCCCGACCTCAAGGCCATGGCCAAGTACAGCCCCGAGATCGGGCTCGACAGGATGCTGGTCGAAATCGGCGGCAAGCGCGGCGAAATCAGCTACACGGCCGGCATGGCCGGCGTGACCGACGAAGACCTGCAGGCTCCCGGCATGGCGCTGCTCATGAAGCGCGGCGTGCTCAAGGCCAGCGCGCGGCTGCCGATGCAATGGCTGGAGCAGATTGCCGCCACCGGCGCCGACAGCGGCCAGACGCCGCCGCCCGAAATGATGGCGGGGCTGGTCGAGCAAGGCGAGGAAAAGGGCTTCGTCAAGCGCGAGGGCGATGACGTCACCGCGCAGCTCGAATACGCCGAAGGCAGCCTGAGGCTCAACGGCAAGCCGCTGGGCGCTCCGGGCAAGTAA
- the dksA gene encoding RNA polymerase-binding protein DksA produces MKKPAAKATPATKPAAKKAAAAKPAVPAAKKSSSAAKAPATKPKSAPKKPATPSAKAGTVAKKPVKPAKSAAPPVASAPARSATKTAVAGQPPSKTVGRTAAVPSAPPIPMKKTAAASSSATATPSMPAQTAAPAPARGGRVSRLSQLTVPSMPQSVASTAAKSSFSQAPSHALVPPPPIAVKKDPKLANNWKAKSAAELTDAEVIAMPDTEYMNEKQMAFFRLKLVELKRGILENAGETTEHLREDTVVVPDPADRATIEEEHALELRTRDRERKLLKKIEQSIQRIDAGDYGYCDETGEPIGVGRLLARPTATLSLEAQQRRELKQKMFGD; encoded by the coding sequence GTGAAGAAACCCGCCGCCAAGGCTACGCCAGCAACCAAGCCCGCCGCCAAGAAAGCGGCGGCTGCAAAGCCGGCTGTACCCGCGGCAAAAAAGAGTTCTTCCGCTGCAAAGGCCCCGGCCACGAAACCAAAAAGCGCTCCAAAGAAGCCAGCAACGCCATCGGCCAAGGCCGGGACCGTTGCAAAGAAGCCCGTCAAGCCTGCAAAGTCTGCTGCGCCGCCGGTGGCATCCGCCCCGGCCAGGAGTGCAACCAAAACTGCAGTTGCGGGTCAACCGCCATCCAAAACCGTCGGCCGCACTGCTGCCGTTCCTTCTGCCCCTCCGATCCCAATGAAAAAAACGGCTGCCGCCTCTTCTTCCGCCACGGCGACACCTTCGATGCCCGCTCAGACCGCTGCACCCGCCCCCGCGCGAGGTGGCCGCGTGTCCCGGCTGTCGCAGCTGACCGTGCCTTCCATGCCGCAATCGGTGGCTTCCACCGCTGCCAAGTCTTCCTTCTCGCAGGCGCCTTCCCATGCGCTGGTGCCGCCGCCCCCCATCGCGGTGAAAAAAGACCCGAAGCTCGCCAACAACTGGAAGGCCAAGTCGGCTGCCGAGTTGACCGACGCCGAGGTGATCGCCATGCCCGATACCGAGTACATGAACGAAAAGCAGATGGCGTTCTTCCGCCTGAAGCTCGTGGAACTCAAGCGCGGCATCCTCGAAAACGCCGGCGAAACCACCGAGCATCTGCGTGAAGACACCGTGGTGGTGCCGGATCCGGCCGACCGCGCGACCATCGAGGAAGAGCACGCGCTCGAACTGCGCACGCGCGACCGCGAGCGCAAGCTGCTGAAGAAGATCGAGCAATCGATCCAGCGCATCGACGCCGGCGACTACGGCTACTGCGACGAGACCGGCGAGCCCATCGGCGTCGGCCGGCTGCTGGCGCGTCCCACCGCCACGCTGTCGCTCGAAGCGCAGCAGCGCCGCGAGCTCAAGCAGAAGATGTTCGGGGACTGA
- a CDS encoding STAS domain-containing protein: MPKEESGRLFSKVAKFVRNPLKDWSELNATADSTLPEQAYSREMLKEMIERRQRNDFVRRREFDMLRKLRQREAAAHAFEGTVTPSSFNLNSTTEKSEGRALTLKKIDEIEEQMSQQWWKGRGPNGEVLSNAPPDAGAETLPPPVDADELASLLAAPTYGPAPAPAAPAAGSPAVSGASLLSARLARDGALEEAVIRFAHGDDAGAEAILLQALASEGAATAGEADHATTERDDARWRALFDLYRATGDAARFAAARMRYAQRMKRMGPDWVSLDELARNVKAVAASELAELAPVGADWVSPARLARDGLIQLTRALSQAGSVWTLDWRALLAIEADAAAPLRVLFAHWADSPVQLRFIGAAKLLAVLAEATPSNERGTQDVWWQLHLAALRMMNMPDDFELVALNYCITYEVSPPAWQDPKGACASVAAPAAGHSGSVWSLLSVHGESESFPSTDTGFAALAGDLRGEAHSSLQRLDADLRNTTAPVISCAALLRMDLAAASTLLGWVRARDAQGERVQFVDAHRLIAAMFDLVGIADHATVAIRKN; the protein is encoded by the coding sequence ATGCCAAAGGAAGAGTCGGGCCGCCTTTTTTCCAAGGTGGCGAAATTCGTCCGCAATCCGCTCAAGGATTGGTCCGAGCTGAATGCAACTGCGGATTCCACGCTGCCCGAGCAGGCCTACAGCCGGGAAATGCTCAAGGAGATGATCGAGCGGCGCCAGCGCAACGATTTCGTTCGCCGGCGCGAGTTCGACATGCTGCGCAAGCTTCGCCAGCGCGAAGCCGCCGCCCACGCATTCGAAGGAACGGTCACGCCGTCTTCCTTCAACCTGAACAGCACCACGGAAAAGTCCGAGGGGCGCGCGCTCACGCTCAAGAAGATCGACGAGATCGAGGAGCAGATGTCGCAGCAGTGGTGGAAGGGCCGCGGCCCCAACGGCGAGGTGCTGTCCAATGCGCCGCCCGACGCTGGCGCCGAAACCCTGCCGCCGCCCGTGGATGCGGACGAGCTGGCCAGCCTGCTTGCCGCGCCGACCTACGGCCCTGCGCCCGCGCCTGCCGCGCCTGCTGCGGGGAGTCCGGCGGTCAGCGGCGCATCGCTGCTGTCGGCGCGGCTCGCGCGCGACGGCGCGCTCGAAGAAGCCGTGATCCGCTTCGCGCACGGCGACGATGCCGGCGCCGAGGCCATTCTTCTTCAGGCCCTGGCCTCCGAGGGTGCAGCCACTGCGGGCGAGGCCGACCACGCCACCACCGAGCGCGACGATGCGCGCTGGCGCGCGTTGTTCGACCTGTACCGCGCCACCGGCGACGCCGCCAGGTTTGCCGCCGCCCGCATGCGCTATGCACAGCGCATGAAGCGCATGGGGCCCGACTGGGTCTCGCTCGACGAACTGGCGCGCAACGTGAAGGCGGTGGCCGCCAGCGAGCTTGCCGAACTGGCGCCGGTCGGCGCCGACTGGGTCAGCCCGGCACGCCTGGCGCGCGACGGATTGATCCAGCTCACGCGGGCGTTGTCGCAGGCCGGCTCGGTCTGGACGCTCGACTGGCGTGCGCTGCTCGCCATCGAGGCCGATGCCGCCGCGCCCCTGCGCGTGCTGTTTGCCCATTGGGCCGATTCGCCGGTTCAGCTGCGCTTCATCGGGGCCGCGAAACTGCTGGCCGTGCTGGCCGAGGCAACGCCCAGCAACGAGCGCGGCACGCAGGACGTCTGGTGGCAGCTGCACCTGGCTGCGTTGCGCATGATGAACATGCCCGACGATTTCGAACTGGTGGCGCTCAACTACTGCATCACCTACGAGGTGTCGCCGCCGGCCTGGCAAGACCCGAAGGGCGCCTGCGCCTCGGTGGCCGCACCGGCGGCAGGCCATTCGGGCTCCGTGTGGTCGCTGCTCTCGGTCCATGGCGAATCGGAGAGCTTTCCCTCCACCGACACCGGCTTTGCTGCGCTGGCCGGCGATCTGCGCGGCGAAGCGCATTCGAGCCTGCAGCGGCTGGATGCGGACCTGCGCAACACCACGGCGCCCGTCATCTCGTGCGCCGCACTGCTGCGCATGGACCTGGCCGCCGCCAGCACGCTGCTCGGCTGGGTGCGGGCGCGGGACGCCCAGGGCGAGCGGGTCCAGTTCGTGGACGCCCACCGCCTGATCGCGGCGATGTTCGATCTGGTTGGCATCGCCGACCACGCGACGGTGGCCATCCGGAAGAACTAG
- a CDS encoding tyrosine recombinase XerC, with the protein MATSTETAGTGWVDKYLEHVRVERRLAARTVELYAIHLQALAANAAEAGLSLDRVQTAHVRRWMAQLHGAGREPRGIALVLSCWRSFYRWLGNEGLVGFNPVKDVHAPKAARPLPKALAVDDAVRLAEMYDPEADPWTEARDSAIVEVLYGCGLRVSELTGLDARASTTARGWVDLDALEANVLGKGSKRRIVPIGSKAAEALRDWFAVRGDCAALSTAALRDPAGAAALFISAKGVRMSSQAVWKLLRERSLKAGLAAPVHPHMLRHSFASHVLQSSSDLRAVQELLGHANIATTQVYTRLDFQHLAKVYDAAHPRAQARPEGTRAQARPEGVRAKPKNDNKQTK; encoded by the coding sequence ATGGCTACCTCCACTGAGACGGCGGGGACCGGCTGGGTCGACAAGTACCTGGAGCACGTGCGCGTCGAGCGCCGGCTGGCGGCGCGCACGGTCGAGCTCTACGCCATCCATCTGCAGGCGCTCGCGGCCAATGCCGCGGAGGCCGGTCTTTCGCTCGACCGCGTGCAGACCGCGCACGTCCGGCGCTGGATGGCCCAGCTGCACGGCGCGGGGCGCGAGCCGCGCGGCATTGCGCTGGTGCTCTCGTGCTGGCGCAGTTTCTACCGCTGGCTCGGCAACGAGGGGCTGGTGGGCTTCAACCCCGTGAAGGACGTGCATGCGCCCAAGGCCGCGCGGCCGCTGCCCAAGGCGCTGGCGGTCGACGATGCGGTGCGGCTCGCCGAAATGTACGACCCCGAGGCCGACCCCTGGACCGAGGCGCGCGACAGCGCGATCGTCGAGGTGCTCTACGGCTGCGGCCTGCGCGTGAGCGAGCTCACCGGCCTCGATGCGCGCGCCAGCACCACGGCCCGCGGCTGGGTCGATCTCGATGCGCTGGAAGCCAACGTGCTCGGCAAGGGCAGCAAGCGGCGCATCGTGCCCATCGGCAGCAAGGCGGCCGAGGCGCTGCGCGACTGGTTCGCGGTGCGCGGCGATTGCGCGGCGCTGTCGACGGCCGCGCTGCGCGACCCGGCGGGCGCGGCGGCGCTTTTCATCAGCGCCAAGGGCGTGCGCATGTCCTCGCAGGCGGTGTGGAAGCTGCTGCGCGAGCGCAGCCTCAAGGCCGGCCTTGCGGCGCCGGTGCATCCGCACATGCTGCGGCATTCGTTCGCCAGCCATGTGCTGCAGTCGAGCAGCGACCTGCGCGCGGTGCAGGAACTGCTGGGCCACGCCAACATCGCCACCACGCAGGTCTATACGCGGCTGGACTTCCAGCATCTGGCCAAAGTGTATGACGCGGCACACCCGCGCGCGCAGGCGCGCCCCGAGGGCACGCGCGCGCAAGCACGCCCCGAAGGCGTGCGGGCCAAGCCAAAGAACGACAACAAGCAAACAAAATGA
- a CDS encoding class I SAM-dependent rRNA methyltransferase, translating into MKTLRLKPGKERSLQRRHPWIFESAIARGGADSGETVRVESHDGAFLAWAAFSPVSKIRARAWSFVETQRIDAAFLASVCARAVAARALFDLQSDGVRLIHGEADGLPGLIVDRYGDTLVAQFLSAGVERWKAAIADALLAATGLHKLYERSDASGREREGLKPVTGWLRGEGATEITIREHGWKLSLDIATGHKTGFYLDQRDSRQRFAELAQHRRFRRVLNCFCYTGGFTVAALAGLRAADAVEGAELVSVDSSQPALERARAHLALNGFGGEGSGLKTEFLDANVNTVLREFIEQGRTFDAIVLDPPKFAPTAAHAERAARAYKDINRLALKLLEPGGVLLTFSCSGGISADLFHKIVASAGIDAQVDGYISERLGAAPDHPMTIEFPEGEYLKGLVVVKKLA; encoded by the coding sequence ATGAAAACCCTCCGCCTCAAGCCCGGCAAGGAGCGCTCGCTGCAGCGCCGCCATCCCTGGATCTTCGAATCCGCCATTGCACGCGGCGGTGCCGATTCGGGCGAGACGGTGCGCGTCGAATCCCACGACGGCGCCTTCCTGGCCTGGGCCGCCTTCAGCCCGGTTTCCAAGATTCGCGCGCGGGCCTGGAGCTTTGTCGAAACGCAGCGCATCGATGCCGCATTCCTGGCGTCGGTGTGCGCCCGCGCAGTGGCGGCCAGGGCGCTTTTCGACCTGCAGAGCGACGGGGTCCGGCTGATCCACGGCGAGGCCGACGGGCTGCCGGGCCTGATCGTCGACCGGTACGGCGACACGCTGGTGGCGCAGTTCCTGTCGGCCGGCGTCGAGCGCTGGAAGGCCGCGATTGCCGATGCGCTGCTCGCGGCGACCGGCCTGCACAAGCTCTACGAGCGCTCCGATGCCAGCGGCCGCGAACGCGAAGGCCTGAAGCCGGTCACCGGCTGGCTGCGCGGGGAGGGCGCCACCGAGATCACGATCCGCGAGCACGGCTGGAAGCTCTCGCTCGACATCGCCACCGGCCACAAGACCGGCTTCTACCTCGACCAGCGCGACAGCCGCCAGCGCTTTGCCGAACTGGCGCAGCATCGTCGCTTTCGGCGCGTGCTCAACTGCTTCTGCTACACCGGCGGCTTCACGGTGGCCGCGCTCGCGGGCCTGCGGGCGGCGGATGCGGTGGAGGGCGCCGAGCTGGTGTCGGTCGATTCATCGCAGCCGGCGCTCGAGCGGGCGCGGGCGCACCTGGCGCTGAACGGCTTCGGCGGCGAGGGGTCGGGCCTGAAGACGGAATTCCTGGATGCCAACGTCAACACCGTGCTGCGCGAGTTCATCGAGCAGGGCCGAACCTTCGATGCCATCGTGCTCGATCCGCCCAAGTTCGCACCCACGGCGGCCCATGCCGAGCGCGCCGCCCGCGCCTACAAGGACATCAACCGCCTCGCGCTCAAGCTGCTGGAGCCCGGCGGCGTGCTGCTGACCTTTTCCTGCTCGGGCGGCATCAGCGCCGATCTTTTCCACAAGATCGTGGCTTCGGCCGGCATCGATGCACAAGTGGACGGCTACATCAGCGAGCGCCTGGGCGCCGCGCCCGACCACCCCATGACCATCGAGTTCCCCGAGGGCGAATACCTCAAGGGGCTGGTGGTGGTGAAAAAGCTGGCCTGA
- the hslV gene encoding ATP-dependent protease subunit HslV → MEQFHGTTIVSVRRKTPQGDQVAIGGDGQVTLGNIVIKGTARKVRRLYHGKVLAGFAGATADAFTLFERFEAKLEKHQGHLTRAAVELTKDWRTDRVLRKLEAMLAVADATTSLIITGNGDVLEPEDGVIAIGSGGAYAQSAAKALIDNTDLTAEQIVRKSLTIAGEICIYTNMNHTVEAL, encoded by the coding sequence ATGGAACAGTTTCACGGCACCACCATCGTGAGCGTGCGCCGCAAGACCCCCCAGGGCGATCAGGTCGCCATTGGCGGGGACGGGCAGGTCACTCTCGGCAATATCGTCATCAAGGGCACCGCGCGCAAGGTGCGCCGGCTCTATCACGGCAAGGTGCTCGCAGGCTTTGCCGGCGCCACGGCCGACGCCTTCACGCTCTTCGAGCGCTTCGAGGCCAAGCTCGAAAAGCATCAGGGGCACCTCACCCGCGCCGCCGTCGAGCTCACCAAGGACTGGCGCACCGACCGCGTGCTGCGCAAGCTCGAGGCCATGCTGGCCGTGGCCGACGCCACCACCTCGCTCATCATCACCGGCAACGGCGACGTGCTGGAGCCCGAAGACGGCGTGATCGCCATCGGCTCGGGCGGCGCCTATGCGCAGTCGGCAGCCAAGGCGCTGATCGACAACACCGACCTCACGGCCGAGCAAATTGTGCGCAAATCGCTCACGATAGCGGGTGAAATCTGCATTTACACGAACATGAACCACACGGTGGAAGCGCTCTGA
- a CDS encoding CobW family GTP-binding protein, giving the protein MALIPATILTGFLGSGKTTLLKRILTEAHGQKIAVIENEFGEENIDSDILVTESKEQIVQMSNGCVCCTIREDLREALQLLAAKKRKGLLDFDRVVIETTGLADPGPVAQTFFMDDEIAESYLLDSILTLVDAKHAPQQLNDRQEARRQVGFADQIFISKSELVSAEETDALIHRLKHMNPRAPQQKAHFGDVPLKDIFDLRGFNLNAKLDIDPDFLKEEEDHHDHDHAHGENCDHPSHKHEGHGHHHHTDDDVKSFVYKADRPFDPAKLEDFLGAIVNIYGPRMLRYKGVLNMKGTERKVIFQGVHQLMGSDLGPEWGKDEARQSRMVFIGIELPREILEQGLEQCLV; this is encoded by the coding sequence ATGGCCCTCATTCCCGCCACCATCCTCACCGGCTTCCTGGGCTCGGGCAAGACCACGCTGCTCAAGCGCATCCTGACCGAGGCCCATGGCCAGAAGATCGCGGTGATCGAAAACGAGTTCGGCGAAGAGAACATCGACAGCGACATCCTCGTGACCGAATCGAAGGAGCAGATCGTGCAGATGAGCAACGGCTGTGTCTGCTGCACCATCCGCGAAGACCTGCGCGAGGCGCTGCAGTTGCTGGCCGCCAAGAAGCGCAAGGGCCTGCTCGACTTCGACCGCGTGGTGATCGAGACCACCGGCCTGGCCGACCCCGGCCCCGTGGCGCAGACCTTCTTCATGGACGACGAGATCGCCGAGAGCTACCTGCTCGACTCCATCCTGACGCTGGTCGACGCCAAGCATGCGCCGCAGCAGCTCAACGACCGCCAGGAGGCGCGCCGCCAGGTGGGCTTTGCCGACCAGATCTTCATCAGCAAGAGCGAGCTGGTGTCGGCGGAGGAGACCGATGCGCTCATTCATCGCCTGAAGCACATGAACCCGCGCGCGCCGCAGCAGAAGGCGCATTTCGGCGACGTGCCGCTGAAGGACATCTTCGACCTGCGCGGCTTCAACCTGAACGCCAAGCTCGACATCGACCCCGACTTCCTCAAGGAAGAAGAGGACCATCACGACCATGACCACGCGCATGGCGAAAATTGCGACCACCCCTCGCACAAGCACGAGGGGCACGGCCACCATCACCACACCGACGACGACGTCAAGAGCTTCGTCTACAAGGCCGACCGTCCCTTCGACCCGGCCAAGCTGGAAGACTTCCTGGGCGCCATCGTCAACATCTACGGCCCGCGCATGCTGCGCTACAAGGGCGTGCTGAACATGAAGGGCACCGAGCGCAAGGTGATCTTCCAGGGCGTGCACCAGCTGATGGGCAGCGATTTGGGCCCGGAGTGGGGCAAGGACGAAGCGCGCCAGAGCCGCATGGTGTTCATCGGCATCGAGCTGCCGCGCGAAATTCTCGAGCAGGGGCTCGAGCAGTGCCTGGTCTGA